One Cytophagales bacterium DNA window includes the following coding sequences:
- a CDS encoding S-adenosylmethionine decarboxylase yields MEAKIDNFSSWVHQSDATILKTDIEALVATSGFTILNFMEHHFEPQGYTAMWLLAESHCALHTFPEENKAYIEISSCNTDLFVNFVTAFNHYQKKVNAEILGANS; encoded by the coding sequence ATGGAAGCTAAAATTGACAATTTCTCTTCGTGGGTACATCAATCAGATGCCACAATACTCAAAACCGATATTGAAGCCCTTGTCGCAACATCAGGATTTACCATCCTGAATTTCATGGAGCATCATTTCGAGCCCCAGGGATACACGGCCATGTGGTTACTGGCGGAAAGCCATTGTGCCTTGCATACTTTTCCGGAAGAAAACAAAGCCTACATCGAGATCAGCAGCTGCAATACAGATCTGTTTGTCAATTTTGTGACCGCCTTTAATCATTACCAGAAAAAAGTGAATGCTGAAATCCTTGGCGCGAATTCATGA
- a CDS encoding DUF5995 family protein, which produces MLANSIEQVIEKLQEIINESEDQMSPIGYFAALYQKVTERVKQGIADKYFDDNERMERLDVVFANRYLEAYYAYQAGKPCSKCWELAFEATRSRKLIVLQHLFLGMNAHINLDLGIASAQIAPGEQIKALEGDFMKINEILSVLVNGVQDELARIWPMLKYLDRLAGKSDEALAAFSMGIARDGAWRVAKEAADLSGNELQQYINQKDRKVDKFGRLIYNPGFFLRSVVWFIRIMEKGTVARKIRILDGYTSQNASK; this is translated from the coding sequence ATGTTAGCTAACAGCATAGAACAAGTAATTGAAAAGCTTCAGGAGATTATCAATGAAAGTGAAGACCAGATGAGTCCAATAGGGTATTTCGCAGCACTCTACCAAAAAGTGACCGAAAGAGTAAAGCAAGGTATAGCAGACAAATACTTTGATGATAATGAACGGATGGAGCGACTAGATGTAGTTTTCGCCAATCGCTATCTGGAAGCTTATTATGCTTATCAGGCAGGGAAGCCTTGTTCGAAGTGTTGGGAATTAGCCTTTGAAGCAACTAGAAGCCGGAAGCTGATCGTCCTGCAACATCTTTTTCTAGGGATGAATGCGCATATCAATCTGGACCTGGGAATCGCTTCAGCACAAATAGCCCCAGGTGAGCAAATCAAGGCATTGGAAGGAGACTTCATGAAGATCAATGAAATCCTTTCGGTCCTGGTCAATGGTGTTCAGGATGAATTGGCCCGTATCTGGCCAATGCTGAAGTATCTGGATCGTTTGGCGGGCAAATCGGATGAAGCGCTGGCGGCTTTCAGCATGGGAATTGCCCGAGATGGTGCCTGGCGAGTTGCCAAAGAAGCTGCAGACCTGTCTGGTAACGAACTACAACAGTATATTAATCAGAAAGACAGGAAAGTGGATAAATTCGGCAGGCTTATCTATAACCCTGGCTTTTTTCTTCGGAGCGTGGTTTGGTTCATTCGGATCATGGAAAAAGGTACAGTAGCCCGTAAAATCAGAATTTTGGATGGTTATACCTCCCAGAACGCTTCTAAATAG
- a CDS encoding DUF1080 domain-containing protein has protein sequence MKLFFTSLLVITILAASAQNKTAPTYQIDKTSPESTELYKEVPVVTPSPNHKSPSDGMVLFDGSGTSEWQKNPIQIVASMREMDPIIRGLKDSYQMDAIEWVVEKGEMVVKPGSGAIATKKHFGDVQLHLEWNAPVDEGKSSQLYSNSGVFFMGMYEVQILNSYDNPTYSNGQASSVYKQHIPLVNASRPPGEWQVYDIIFTAPRFSDKGTLVTPARITVFHNGILTQNNVELLGPTCYIGTPYYVPHPEKLPLILQDHGDPVRFRNIWIREL, from the coding sequence ATGAAACTTTTCTTTACGTCACTATTGGTGATAACCATATTGGCAGCTTCGGCCCAAAACAAAACTGCGCCTACTTATCAAATTGATAAGACCTCACCTGAATCGACAGAACTGTACAAAGAAGTACCTGTTGTTACCCCTTCCCCGAACCACAAATCTCCCTCGGACGGGATGGTGTTGTTTGACGGGTCAGGAACCTCAGAATGGCAAAAGAATCCCATCCAGATCGTAGCGAGTATGCGAGAAATGGATCCGATCATCCGTGGTTTGAAGGATAGTTATCAGATGGATGCCATCGAATGGGTAGTGGAAAAAGGAGAAATGGTGGTCAAGCCGGGGAGCGGAGCCATCGCAACAAAGAAACATTTTGGTGATGTACAATTGCATCTGGAATGGAATGCCCCAGTTGATGAAGGAAAATCAAGCCAGTTGTACAGTAACAGTGGAGTATTCTTCATGGGCATGTATGAAGTTCAGATCCTGAACTCTTACGACAACCCGACATATTCCAATGGCCAGGCATCTTCAGTGTATAAGCAGCATATACCCTTAGTGAATGCTTCACGTCCTCCTGGCGAATGGCAGGTTTATGACATCATTTTTACTGCGCCACGATTTTCTGATAAAGGAACGCTGGTTACACCAGCCCGTATTACAGTCTTTCACAATGGTATTCTGACTCAGAATAATGTTGAATTATTGGGGCCTACATGTTACATAGGAACACCCTACTATGTACCCCACCCCGAGAAATTGCCCTTGATCCTACAAGATCATGGTGATCCCGTACGTTTTAGAAATATTTGGATTAGAGAATTATAA
- a CDS encoding ABC transporter permease: MLRNFFLVTVRNLRRNSLYSIINIAGLSIGIVCSVLIMLWVEDETTYDQFLPKFDRIHQVWVNAEFDDKINSWRSVPLPTYRALKTADNRIKNTCVAGWGSTRLLTVGDKRLIKEGYYVSDEFLTMFEYTLKQGTADQVLKEPNSIVITETLAQTLFPDEDPMGKIIKMEDQHLMQVTGILDDLPNNSTFQFEYLTPWKHREQVNDWVRRNTTNWGNYSFQVFVELYEASQYQEASAAIGPLLTENGQDDLPRTLFLHPMEKWRLFSNFEHGEATGGRSDFVQLFSIIATFILIIACINFMNLATARSEKRAREVGIRKSLGSKRTQLISQFLGESMFIATLAFVIAIILCELALPFYNDLVEKQLFINYQSAQFWLLSVGLICLTGLVSGSYPALFLSSFNTVRTLKGSVKLGKGASTPRKVLVIIQFSVSMLLMIGTVIIFRQINLVENRELGYDQQNLIQVEYTEELGQHYNTLKEELLQSGLAEAVTRSNSPITGIYSNNFLGWPGKPESHRVLFVTISAGYDYTETMGIDLLMGRDFDRTYALDSQAIIVNKAALDIMQLEDPIGTNLDLWGDKVKLIGVVDNVLMGSPYEPVRPMFMFMDPDWISYITVRLKKSDDLPETLAQVGAIFDQYNPAYPFEYEFADQEFQEKFSTIQLTKSLATLFSLLALFITGLGLFGLASYTAEQRIKEIGIRKVLGASVSGLITLLSRDFSKLVLISFAVAAPLSWWLMDAYLDRYAVRVPVEWWIFPIAGGVALLFALMIVSNHARKAALTNPVKSLRNE; encoded by the coding sequence ATGTTGCGCAACTTTTTTCTAGTCACAGTCCGCAATCTGCGGCGAAACAGTCTGTATTCCATCATCAACATCGCCGGACTCTCGATAGGTATAGTTTGTAGCGTGTTGATCATGCTTTGGGTCGAAGATGAAACGACCTATGATCAATTCCTCCCCAAGTTTGATCGAATTCATCAGGTTTGGGTCAACGCTGAATTCGATGACAAAATCAATTCCTGGCGTTCTGTTCCCCTTCCTACCTATCGTGCATTAAAAACTGCCGATAATCGGATCAAAAATACTTGTGTCGCCGGATGGGGAAGTACGAGGTTACTCACGGTTGGGGATAAGCGGCTGATCAAAGAAGGCTATTACGTCAGTGACGAGTTTCTGACGATGTTTGAATATACCTTGAAACAAGGAACAGCCGATCAGGTTTTGAAAGAACCCAATTCCATTGTTATTACTGAAACCCTGGCCCAAACTTTATTCCCGGATGAAGATCCAATGGGGAAAATCATCAAAATGGAGGATCAGCACCTCATGCAGGTCACAGGAATTCTGGATGACTTGCCCAATAATTCAACTTTTCAATTTGAATACCTGACACCATGGAAGCATCGCGAGCAGGTCAATGATTGGGTTCGACGCAATACCACCAATTGGGGTAATTATTCCTTTCAAGTGTTCGTAGAACTCTATGAGGCGTCGCAATATCAGGAGGCATCCGCTGCCATTGGTCCTTTATTGACTGAAAATGGACAGGATGACCTGCCTCGTACGCTATTCCTCCATCCGATGGAAAAATGGAGGTTGTTCTCCAATTTTGAGCATGGTGAAGCAACTGGAGGCAGAAGTGATTTTGTCCAGCTATTCAGCATCATTGCCACCTTCATACTCATCATTGCCTGTATTAACTTCATGAACCTGGCTACCGCTCGCTCGGAAAAAAGAGCCCGTGAAGTTGGCATAAGAAAAAGTCTTGGATCAAAAAGGACACAACTCATTTCTCAATTTCTGGGAGAATCCATGTTCATCGCTACCCTGGCTTTTGTCATTGCAATTATACTGTGCGAGCTGGCGTTGCCTTTCTACAATGATCTGGTCGAAAAACAATTATTTATCAACTATCAATCAGCGCAGTTTTGGCTACTTTCTGTTGGCTTGATCTGCCTGACAGGACTCGTCTCCGGAAGCTACCCGGCCTTGTTCCTCTCTTCTTTCAACACCGTACGTACATTAAAAGGCAGCGTCAAATTAGGTAAGGGAGCCTCCACACCCAGAAAAGTGCTGGTGATCATTCAGTTTTCTGTTTCCATGTTGCTCATGATCGGCACGGTGATCATTTTTCGTCAGATCAACCTGGTAGAAAACCGGGAACTGGGGTATGATCAACAAAACCTGATCCAGGTTGAATACACAGAAGAACTGGGCCAACATTACAATACGTTGAAAGAAGAATTGCTACAATCCGGTTTGGCTGAGGCTGTGACCCGGTCCAATAGCCCCATTACGGGGATCTACTCCAATAACTTTTTGGGTTGGCCTGGCAAACCTGAATCTCATCGGGTGTTGTTTGTCACCATCTCGGCGGGTTATGATTACACGGAAACCATGGGCATCGACCTGCTGATGGGAAGAGACTTTGACCGTACCTATGCCCTGGACTCTCAGGCCATCATTGTGAATAAAGCGGCACTGGACATCATGCAACTGGAAGACCCCATTGGCACCAACCTGGACCTCTGGGGAGATAAAGTGAAACTGATCGGTGTGGTAGACAATGTACTGATGGGATCACCATACGAGCCTGTTCGGCCGATGTTCATGTTCATGGATCCGGACTGGATCAGCTACATTACCGTAAGGTTGAAAAAGTCTGATGATCTGCCGGAAACCCTGGCGCAAGTGGGGGCAATTTTCGACCAGTACAACCCTGCGTATCCTTTTGAATATGAATTTGCAGATCAGGAATTTCAGGAAAAGTTCTCAACCATTCAACTGACCAAAAGCCTAGCTACGCTCTTTTCATTACTGGCGTTGTTCATTACAGGCTTAGGGTTATTCGGACTGGCTTCGTACACGGCTGAGCAACGGATCAAAGAAATTGGCATCAGAAAAGTACTGGGTGCCTCCGTTTCGGGTCTGATCACCCTCTTGTCCAGGGACTTCTCGAAGCTGGTGCTGATCTCCTTTGCAGTAGCCGCGCCATTGAGTTGGTGGCTCATGGACGCCTATCTGGATCGATATGCTGTACGGGTGCCCGTCGAGTGGTGGATCTTTCCAATCGCCGGTGGTGTTGCACTACTTTTTGCACTAATGATAGTTTCAAACCACGCCAGAAAGGCCGCCTTGACCAATCCCGTCAAGTCTTTGAGGAATGAGTGA
- a CDS encoding DUF2200 domain-containing protein — protein MTTTPEHDERIANMKFSSVYPHYVTKVEKKGRTKEELHQVIEWLTGFNDQKLQELIDQQVTFKTFFEEANVPPGAEQIKGVICGYRIEEIETPLTKKCRYLDKVVDELAKGKKMEKILREG, from the coding sequence ATGACTACCACACCTGAACACGACGAGCGAATCGCCAACATGAAATTTTCCTCAGTATATCCACACTACGTAACGAAAGTTGAGAAAAAAGGCAGGACCAAAGAAGAGTTGCATCAGGTAATTGAGTGGTTAACCGGGTTTAATGATCAAAAACTCCAGGAACTCATTGACCAGCAAGTGACTTTTAAGACCTTTTTTGAAGAGGCCAATGTCCCTCCGGGTGCCGAACAGATCAAAGGAGTGATTTGTGGCTATCGTATCGAGGAAATAGAAACGCCGCTGACCAAAAAATGCAGGTACCTCGATAAGGTGGTGGATGAGTTAGCAAAAGGTAAAAAAATGGAAAAGATCTTGCGTGAGGGATAG
- a CDS encoding N-acetylmuramoyl-L-alanine amidase — MKGFIAITLFVLLSSYHFVDDADNSTVSSTIFRVAIDHGLGGQDEGMSFNGAMEKAITDAIAKQIPQFDLGVSSVHLLGTNDSYETYKERIKDSRHLDLYISIHTNYNKALRSGPSVFYSGKNDHSESSQAYGKFFASHLSDQSGISQKAESELYVLDRLQCPAIHIDAGNLGTIDDFYHLTSEDGQKEIAQKIAKAIHALADLKQDNVRIMKAKTLKPKIDALFIKDTNQGKQ; from the coding sequence ATGAAAGGCTTTATTGCAATTACTTTATTCGTACTATTATCCAGTTATCATTTCGTTGATGATGCGGACAACTCTACCGTTTCAAGTACTATTTTCAGAGTCGCTATTGATCATGGCCTGGGCGGACAAGATGAGGGCATGAGTTTCAATGGTGCCATGGAGAAAGCAATCACCGACGCCATCGCGAAACAAATCCCTCAGTTTGATCTGGGCGTCTCATCTGTCCACCTTTTAGGGACTAATGATTCCTATGAAACCTACAAAGAACGAATCAAGGATTCCAGGCACCTGGATCTGTATATATCTATTCATACGAACTACAACAAGGCGCTGAGATCAGGCCCTTCTGTTTTCTATTCTGGGAAGAATGATCACTCGGAATCTTCGCAAGCGTATGGCAAATTCTTTGCGAGTCATTTAAGTGATCAATCGGGAATTTCCCAAAAAGCTGAATCTGAATTATACGTACTGGACCGCCTTCAATGTCCGGCCATTCACATCGATGCAGGCAACCTGGGAACCATCGATGATTTCTACCACCTCACAAGCGAAGACGGGCAAAAGGAAATCGCCCAGAAGATAGCAAAGGCGATCCATGCGTTGGCCGACCTGAAGCAGGATAATGTTCGGATCATGAAAGCAAAGACCCTTAAGCCAAAAATTGATGCCCTGTTCATCAAGGATACGAATCAGGGCAAACAATAG
- a CDS encoding DNA mismatch repair protein MutS: MFKKRLKQRQAILERQQNIKDEDFDFESISLFFSHEDHQDAHQIIDERTLHDLDFEELFISLDRTTSCIGQQYLYAKLRVLPRDHSNSQIVEQHIEFLNDHPEEWKEAIIDLNALNDRGAYFIQRLFFGDQLPKPKWFWLIPTMSVAVVIALLVSIFYSQAIIFALLLISINTIIHLWNKNNIMGYSNTIPQLLQLHKVAATLNEKGLFFGSKEKVGSAIRALNKIWRASIFFKWESKALGEIAQTLEYVLDLVKGALLIEPLVLFRLLRQIESNKSDIKVLYEAIGQLDMAISVSSWRESLPYYCIPEFSNSPTKTWDSEKLYHPLIHQAVDNDLKLSDQKSILLTGSNMSGKSTFIRTIGINALLAQTLNTACASTLYLSPFKIYSAIRISDDLFEHTSYYYQEVKTIKKFADESQLEQHNLFLLDEIFKGTNTVERIASGKAVLTYLDDAINLVFCSTHDLELIDYLQENYAFYHFEEKIVNDQLTFDYLLKKGSLNHTNAIRILEINDFPNQITEEAKGLADELLTMKRRKA; the protein is encoded by the coding sequence ATGTTTAAAAAAAGACTGAAGCAACGACAAGCGATACTTGAACGTCAACAAAACATTAAAGACGAGGATTTTGATTTTGAAAGTATCTCTCTTTTCTTCTCACATGAAGATCATCAGGATGCTCATCAAATCATCGATGAACGAACGCTGCATGACCTTGATTTTGAGGAATTATTCATCTCTCTGGATCGAACGACTTCCTGCATTGGTCAACAATACCTGTATGCCAAACTCAGGGTGCTTCCTCGGGATCACAGCAATTCCCAAATAGTTGAACAGCACATCGAATTCCTCAATGATCACCCAGAAGAATGGAAAGAAGCCATCATTGATTTAAATGCGCTCAACGATCGTGGTGCCTATTTCATCCAAAGGCTATTTTTCGGAGATCAGCTCCCAAAACCAAAATGGTTCTGGCTGATCCCTACTATGTCTGTTGCTGTCGTCATTGCCCTATTGGTTTCCATCTTTTACAGTCAGGCGATCATTTTTGCCTTATTGTTGATCAGCATCAACACGATCATTCACCTGTGGAATAAGAATAACATCATGGGTTATTCAAATACCATTCCACAGTTACTTCAGTTGCACAAAGTGGCGGCTACTCTAAACGAGAAGGGATTGTTCTTCGGATCTAAAGAAAAAGTGGGTTCCGCCATTCGGGCACTCAATAAGATCTGGCGGGCATCCATCTTCTTCAAGTGGGAATCCAAGGCTTTGGGTGAGATCGCACAAACCTTAGAATATGTCCTGGACCTTGTAAAAGGTGCCTTACTCATTGAGCCATTGGTCCTCTTCAGACTACTCCGGCAGATCGAGTCCAACAAATCAGACATTAAGGTGCTTTACGAAGCAATAGGCCAACTGGACATGGCGATCTCTGTCTCCTCCTGGCGCGAGTCTCTTCCTTATTATTGCATCCCTGAATTCTCCAATTCACCCACAAAAACCTGGGATTCAGAAAAACTGTATCACCCATTGATTCACCAGGCAGTTGACAATGACTTGAAATTATCGGACCAAAAATCTATCCTTTTGACAGGCTCCAATATGTCTGGCAAATCAACGTTCATCAGAACCATTGGAATCAATGCTTTGCTTGCTCAAACACTTAATACAGCCTGTGCAAGCACTTTGTACTTATCCCCTTTCAAAATTTATTCCGCCATTCGAATTTCGGATGACTTGTTTGAACACACGAGTTACTATTACCAGGAAGTAAAAACCATCAAGAAATTTGCCGACGAAAGTCAACTGGAACAACACAACCTGTTCCTTCTGGATGAAATTTTTAAGGGCACAAACACAGTGGAACGGATTGCCTCGGGAAAAGCGGTCCTTACCTACCTTGATGATGCCATCAATCTGGTCTTTTGCTCCACACACGACCTGGAACTGATTGATTATTTACAAGAAAATTATGCCTTCTACCACTTTGAAGAAAAAATTGTCAATGACCAGCTCACGTTCGATTACCTGTTGAAAAAAGGCAGCCTAAACCATACCAACGCCATTCGCATACTGGAAATCAATGATTTTCCGAATCAGATTACCGAAGAAGCAAAGGGCCTTGCTGATGAATTGTTAACAATGAAAAGGAGAAAAGCTTGA